A region from the Triticum aestivum cultivar Chinese Spring unplaced genomic scaffold, IWGSC CS RefSeq v2.1 scaffold292155, whole genome shotgun sequence genome encodes:
- the LOC123176534 gene encoding uncharacterized protein produces MANTTRSIAIVLIVLAALSFGFPAIDADATLLVKTCKKTTNALLCLAVLNVDPKSAYATTEHDLASAALQVAINTADHNVEVIHNLAKDVQGTPEGGALNICLGAYVDAAN; encoded by the coding sequence ATGGCGAACACAACAAGATCCATAGCTATTGTTCTTATTGTGCTTGCGGCCTTGTCCTTTGGTTTCCCTGCCATCGATGCCGACGCCACCCTCCTCGTCAAGACATGCAAGAAGACCACAAACGCCTTGTTGTGCCTGGCAGTGTTGAACGTCGACCCAAAGAGCGCCTACGCCACCACCGAGCACGACCTTGCCAGCGCCGCACTGCAGGTCGCAATTAACACTGCTGACCACAACGTCGAGGTCATCCACAACTTAGCCAAGGATGTCCAAGGCACACCTGAAGGAGGCGCGTTGAACATCTGCCTCGGGGCCTATGTTGATGCCGCCAAC